The Microbacterium forte sequence CATGGCGCTCCGAGCCGTGCTGGGAGAGGGAGAACCTCAGCTCACGCTCGCGCCCGGAATCGCACGCGATCGGGTGGTCACGGTGGGCATGCGCAATCTCGACGATGCCGAGGTCACTGCTCTCGACGGACTCACGCAGCTCTCCGTCGAAGATCTCGACTCGCCTGATGCCCTGGCCGACGCGGTCGAGGCGACCGGCGCACGCCGCGTATGGGTGCACATCGACGTCGACGTGCTCGATCCCGCCGAGATCGCCGGCGTCTCCTCCCCTGCCCCGTTCGGGCTCGCGCCTGCGGCCCTCAGCGCAGCGATCCGCGCGCTGCGGTCACGCGTGCCGCTGGCCGGCGCGACCATCGCCGGATTCGCCCCGCGGTCGCCCGCCGATGCGGTCGACGACCTGGGAGCGCTGCTCCGCCTCGTCGGTGCTGTCGCATGACGGCTGACTGGCGGCCCGCTGCCGAGCTCGCCCTGGCGCGCGGTCGACGACTCGACCGGAGAATCCCCTCGTTCCTCCTCCGCTCGCCGGTCAGTCGGATCGGATACTGGTGGGGCACGGCGGTCGGCTGGATCTGGGGCTCACTGTGGAGCACGGGCCCCGTGGAACGACGAGCAGGCCTCTGGGTGTTCCGAGGGATGCCGAACTGGACGTTCAATCGCGGCGGGGTCTGCGTGGGCGGCTGCTTCCTCACCGGTGACGCCCGACCCAGCGACGCGATGCTGCGCCACGAGGCGGTGCACAAAGCACAGTGGCTGCGCTATGGATTCCTGCTTCCGGTGCTCTATCTCTTCGCAGGCCGGGATCCCCTGCACAACCGCTTCGAGATCGAAGCGGGCCTCGAAGACGGCAACTACGTCCGCCGCAGCCGCCCTCAGCCGTAGACGGGCAGCCGTAGACGGGCAGAGCCCTGATCCGTAGAGGGCAGAGCTCTCAGCTGCACACAGGCAGAGCCATCAGCCGTAGACGGGCAGAGCCCTCAGCGGTCGACGGGAAGAAGTCCGAACCGTTCGGGGGCGTAGATCTGAGCGGGCTGGATGTCGAGGGTGCCGGTCAGGTGCTCGACGATGTCGGCCGTGCCGAGGTAGCCGCCGAGAAGGGTGATGTGGGTCTCGAGCTCGTCGTCGCAGAGCATCTCGTCAGCCCAGGCGCAGGTTGCTCGCGCGAGCGCCTGTCCGGGCGCGCAGGCCCGCCCGGTTCCGGGTGCTCCCGATCGCTGGGCTCGAGCGAGCCAGGTGACGGTCATGCGTCCGGGAGCGTCGATCACGCCGATGTCCGATGCGTCGGCGACCTCGATGAAGATCCGGCCCGATGCGCACAGCGGCAGAGTCGTGAGGAAGACCTCGAGTTCGGCGAGCGAATGCTCGTCGGCGGTCACCAGGTGGTGAGCGCGACGACGTGCGGCGCGGCGCTCGGCACGCGTGCTGCGGGTCTCGAGGAAGGTCTCCATGATGCATCCATCATACAGGACGCGAAGGGTTGCCTAACCTTGCTCAGCAACTTCTTCCACGAGCGCCGCCCGAAGAGCCTCGAGCTCCTGATCCGTCATGCCGTTCGCGCGAAGGTAGCCGGCGGCCGAGCCCCACCGCTCGTCGACCTGCTCGAGCAGCGCCCTCATCACGGGCGCAGGCGACTGCGTGGCCAACGCGACCGCGTGCACCGCCTGCGGATGCTGCGACCTCAGGTACGCGGCGATGCGATGCGACCGCTCGGCCGGCAGCAGCGACTCCGTGAGTGCATAGTCCTCGATGATCGCGTCGCGGTCGGCGCCGACCGCGGCGAGCGCCAGAGCGACCGTCACCCCGGTGCGATCCTTGCCCACCGTGCAGTGGATCAGGGTCGGCTCGCCGGCGGCGATGATCCGGATGGCGGCGACGAGCCGCTCTCCGCTCTCCTCGAGAAGGTGGAGATAGAGGTCTTCCAGGCTCGTGTCCGTCTCGAAGAACGAACGCACGGATCCGAGGAAGAGCGGAAGGTGGGTGGTGTCCGGCCCTTCGATCTCGGTCGGCTCCGCAGCGACCTCTTCGCCGTCGCGGAGGTCGACGATGTGCGCGACGCGACGACGAACCTCGTTCACGCCCGCCGTGGTGGCGGCGGAGAGCTGGCCTGATCGCAGCAGCATCCCCGAGCGGATCCGCCCGCCGTCTGCGGGGAGTCCGCCGACGTCGCGGAAGTTGTTGACGCCGTCGATGTCGAGGACGCTCATGCCTGCGCCTGTGGGGCGCGGGGCGGGACGGGGTATCGTCCGGCGATGACGACCCGGTTGAAGGCGTTGATCGAGACGCAGGCCCAGCTCAGTGCCGCGTACTCCTTCTCGGTGAAGACTCCGCCGACGCGGTCGTAGACCTCGTCGGAGATGCCCTCTTCGGAGATGAACGTGAAAGCCTCCGCGAGCTCGAGCGCGGCCTCCTCGCGGTCGCTGAACACGTCGCTCTCACGCCAGGTCGCGATCTGCATCAGCGTGTCCGTGTCGATGCCGGCCTTGAGGGCTCTGTCGACGTGCAGGCGCGTGCAGTAGCTGCATCCGTTCAGCTGCGAGGAGTGGATCATCACGATCTCCTTGAGCCGATCGTCGATGCCGTTCGCTGCACAGATGTCACCGACCGTACGGGCGAAGGCGTCGAGGGCCTGATAGGCCGCTGGCTCGGTCTTGGAGAGGTGCACTCGCGTCTCGCTCATGCCTCAATGATATTCCGTTGCGCAATCGTCCCGGCGAGTCGCTTTCCACGCAGACGAATGCAGAATGACAACAGTCCTCCGCATCAGGCTTGCGCAATGACACTCTTCACCGCAACCTGTGTTGACACATTGCTCCTGCATTTCCGCACTGCCCCGAGAACAGAGCAGAATATGCAAGTGGCGATCGACACCAGCGAGTTCAGTTATCTTCCCGCACAGGCGCAGGCGATGGGAGTCCCCGTGCCATCCGTCCGACGCGTGACGCTGCCCCTCCCAGACGGCCGTCACGTCAGCGCTCTGCGGTTCGGCGAAGAGACGCCCCGTGTCACGCTGCTGCACGGCGCGGGCCTCAACGCGCACACGTGGGACACGACGGTGCTCGCCCTTCAGCAGCCGGTGCTCGCGATCGACCTCGCCGGACACGGCGATTCATCATGGCGCAGCGACGTCGACTACACCCCTCGCACGCTCGCGGTCGACGTCGCGGCAGCACTCGACGCCTGGACCGACGGAGCGCAGCTGGTCGTGGGCCAGTCGCTCGGCGGCCTCACCGGCGCCGCCCTCGCTGCAGCCCGCCCCGAGCTCGTGTCCGAGCTGATCGTCGTCGACATCACTCCCGGCATCGACACCTCGGCCGGACCAGCCGCCCTGCGCGAGTTCTACGCCGGACCCACCGATTTCGAGACCCGCGACGAGCTCGTCGACCGCGCGATCTCCTTCGGTTTCGGGGGCGCCCGCTCCGACACCGAGCGCGGGGTGTTCCTCAACACCCGTGTGCGCGACGACGGCCGCGTCGAGTGGAAGCACCATTTCGCGCACCTCGCCGCTCAGACACTGGCAGCCCACGGCCCCGGAGACGACTCGGCGCCGTCCCTGCTCC is a genomic window containing:
- a CDS encoding arginase family protein, yielding MVRFLVVPQWQGSPAPRAMLLVDGASAIAGDLPRAATTVLDVPVEAGESLGTGVRRLSALLRTRELVDASMTADTVIIGGDCSVTVAALAALPGGTDDLAVVWCDAHADMHTPDTSPSGAFSGMALRAVLGEGEPQLTLAPGIARDRVVTVGMRNLDDAEVTALDGLTQLSVEDLDSPDALADAVEATGARRVWVHIDVDVLDPAEIAGVSSPAPFGLAPAALSAAIRALRSRVPLAGATIAGFAPRSPADAVDDLGALLRLVGAVA
- a CDS encoding SIP domain-containing protein, with protein sequence METFLETRSTRAERRAARRRAHHLVTADEHSLAELEVFLTTLPLCASGRIFIEVADASDIGVIDAPGRMTVTWLARAQRSGAPGTGRACAPGQALARATCAWADEMLCDDELETHITLLGGYLGTADIVEHLTGTLDIQPAQIYAPERFGLLPVDR
- a CDS encoding tyrosine-protein phosphatase; translation: MSVLDIDGVNNFRDVGGLPADGGRIRSGMLLRSGQLSAATTAGVNEVRRRVAHIVDLRDGEEVAAEPTEIEGPDTTHLPLFLGSVRSFFETDTSLEDLYLHLLEESGERLVAAIRIIAAGEPTLIHCTVGKDRTGVTVALALAAVGADRDAIIEDYALTESLLPAERSHRIAAYLRSQHPQAVHAVALATQSPAPVMRALLEQVDERWGSAAGYLRANGMTDQELEALRAALVEEVAEQG
- a CDS encoding carboxymuconolactone decarboxylase family protein; its protein translation is MSETRVHLSKTEPAAYQALDAFARTVGDICAANGIDDRLKEIVMIHSSQLNGCSYCTRLHVDRALKAGIDTDTLMQIATWRESDVFSDREEAALELAEAFTFISEEGISDEVYDRVGGVFTEKEYAALSWACVSINAFNRVVIAGRYPVPPRAPQAQA
- a CDS encoding alpha/beta fold hydrolase, whose amino-acid sequence is MQVAIDTSEFSYLPAQAQAMGVPVPSVRRVTLPLPDGRHVSALRFGEETPRVTLLHGAGLNAHTWDTTVLALQQPVLAIDLAGHGDSSWRSDVDYTPRTLAVDVAAALDAWTDGAQLVVGQSLGGLTGAALAAARPELVSELIVVDITPGIDTSAGPAALREFYAGPTDFETRDELVDRAISFGFGGARSDTERGVFLNTRVRDDGRVEWKHHFAHLAAQTLAAHGPGDDSAPSLLHTTGWQDLSKTTAPVTLVRAIDGFVSEADAKEFGERLPHARVTAVHATHNVQETAPAELASLISASLASRGM